Sequence from the Ancalomicrobiaceae bacterium S20 genome:
GAAAGCCCCGGACCCGCGCCGCGTGGCGCAGGTCCGGGTGGGTCAGCAGCCAGAGATCGGTCGCGAAAGCCTCGACCAGCGGGCCGAGACGGCGCAGGCCCGGGCGCGAATCACCGACGAAGCAGGGCAGGTGGCCGACGCCGACGCCGGCCTCGATCGCCTCGGCGAGGCCGAGCACCGTGTCGATGCGATAGGCGATCCGCTCCGGCGCGACGTGGTCGCGCACATGGCGCACCGCCGCCAGGCCGGCGAGACTTTCGCCGAGCGACACCCAATCCCGCTCATAGAGGCTCGCCGCGTCGACCGGTTCGGGGCGTGGAAACGCGCTCTCGGCGCCATAGAGCGCCCAGCCGATCCGCGCCAGGCGTCGGCCGATCAGCGTCTCCGGCGGCGCATCGGTCGCCCGGATCGCGACGTCGGAGTCGCGCTTGGACAGGTTCAGAGCGCGGTTGCCGATCACGATGTCGAGCCGGACCTTCGGGTACTGGCGCCGGAAGCGGGCGAGCATCGGCGTCAGCAGATGGATCAGCAGCGAGTCGTTGGTGGTGACGCGCAATTCGCCGCTCGGCTCGGGCTCGCGCCCGGACAGGCGGCGGGTCAACGAGGTGATTTCGCCGTCGAGCCGCTCGGCGACCGCGACGATCTCCTCGCCGGCCGGCGTCGGCACGTAGCCGGTGCGCAGCCGCTCGAACAACCGGACACCCAGGCCCGCCTCGATCTGATTCAGCCGGCGGAACACGGTCGAGTGGTCGATGCCGAGCGCGGCGGCGGCCGCGGGCAGCGACCGCGTCTCGGCGATCACGGCCACGACGCGGAAATCATCCCAGTTCAGCGTGCGTTGGGGGATGGCCATGGTCGTCTCGATCTTTCCTCTGCGCAATGATTATTGGATCAGTGCGAAGGTACGATTGCAAGCATGCAATCGAAATGAGGTGCACCAGAGCGAGGGACGTCCTATCTGTCTGGTCATCGGAACGCCCGGCCACGAACTCGGGCAGGAGTGACCCAAGATGACCAAGGGTATCCATCATGTCACCGCGATCGCCGGACCGGCGGCTCGCAATCTCGATTTCTACACCCGCGTCCTCGGACAGCGTCTGGTGAAGAAGACCGTCAACTTCGACGATCCGGGTACTTACCACTTCTATTTCGGCGACGAGATCGGCCATCCCGGCACGATCCTGACCTTCTTCCCCTGGGCCAATGTCGCGGCCGGCCGGCTCGGCGTCGGTGAGACGTCGGAGACGGCCTACCGGGTGCCGGCGGCCTCGATCGGCTGGTGGACGCAGCGCTTCATCGAGAAGGGCGTGCCGCACGAGGCGCCGGAGAAGCGTTTCGGCCAGACCGTGCTGCCGTTCCGCGATCCGGACGGCATGCGGCTCGCGCTGGTCGGCGTGCCGGGCATCGAGGCCGAAGCGGCCTGGACGACCGGCGACGTGCCGGCCGAGCATGCGCTGCGCGGCTTCTTTGGCGTGACGCTGCTGCTCGACAAGACCGAGGCGACCGGCGCGATCCTGACTGACGTGCTCGGCTTCAGCGAGACCGGCCGGGAGGGCAACCTGACCCGCTACGGCACGGAGGCCGGCGCCGGTGGCGTTGTCGATCTGCGCGCGGCCGGCGGCTTCCTGCCGGCGCGGCCGGGCGCGGGCTCGGTGCATCACGTCGCCTTCCGGGCGGCGAACGATGCCGAGCAGGCGGCGATGGTCGAGAAGCTTGTCGCCAACCACAATGTCCGCGTCACGCCGCAGGCCGATCGCAACTACTTCCGTTCGGTCTACTTCCGTGAGCCCGGCGGCGTGCTGTTCGAGATCGCCACCGACGAGCCGGGCTTCGCGGTCGACGAGCCGGTCGAGAGCCTCGGCACCGCGCTGAAGCTGCCGGCCCAGTACGAGCGCCACCGCGCGCGGATCGAGGCGGTGTTGCCGGATCTGACGCCGGCCGAGGCGACCGCCTGACGATCGGCTGACGATCGATCCTGAACATCCCGATATCGGCCGGCCGCGGCGACGCGGCCGGCCATCGGCTCCCGTGCCGCTGCTTCGAGTGGCGCCGTCACGGGATCGAGGAGGTTTCCATGGACACGCTCTCCCATATCCATCGTTTCGTGCCGGGCGCCGATCCGGCCGCCACGCCGCTCCTGCTCCTGCATGGCACCGGCGGCGACGAGAACGATCTCCTGCCGCTCGGCCGGGCGCTGTCGCCCGGCGCGGCGCTGGTCTCGCCGCGCGGCCGCGTGCTCGAACACGGCATGCCGCGCTTCTTCCGCCGGATCGCGGAAGGCATTTTCGACGAGGATGACGTGCGTCGGCGGGCCGGCGAGCTGGCCGGGTTCGTCGCCGGAGCGCGGGCCGCTTACGGGCTCGGCGCGCCGATCGCGGTCGGCTACTCGAATGGCGCCAATATCGCCGCGGCGGTGCTGCTGACCCATCCGGGCGTGCTCGCCGGGGCGGTGCTGATCCGCCCGATGCAGCCGCTTGGCTCGACCGAGCCGGTGCGGCTCGACGGCACGCCGATCCTGATGCTGTCGGGCGCGCGCGATCCGATCGTGACCGCGGATGACGTCGGCGGGCTCGCCGAGCGGTTCCGGGCCGCGGGCGCTGCGGTCGACCACCGCACATTGCCGACCGGCCATCCGCTGACCCAGGCCGATGTCGATATCGCCCGGGCCTGGATCGCGGAAGCGGCGAAGGCCATCGACCCGGTCCGCTGACGCGGGTCGGATGACGGGTGCGAAAAAAAGCGGGCGGCGCCTCCGGGGGAGAGGCGCCGCCCGCGCGTCCTTGTCGGAGCGGATCGGGTGGGGGCGCCCGATCCGCTGGTTCCGGCTCAGACGTCGAAGCGGTCCGCGTTCATGACCTTGGTCCAGGCCGCGACGAAGGCGTCGACGAATTTCGCCTCCGCGTCCGCCTGGGCATAGACCTCGGCGAGGGCACGCAGCTGCGAGTTGGCGCCGAACACGAGATCGACGCGGGTCGCCGTCCACTTCACCGCGCCCGACTTGCGATCACGGCCCTCGAACTCGGTCTCCTCGGCCGAGGTCGACTTCCAAACCGTGCCCATGTCGAGCAGGTTGACGAAGAAGTCGTTGGTGAGCTGACCCGGGCGGGTGGTGAACACGCCATGGGCCGTGCCGCCATGGTTGGCGCCGAGCACGCGCAGGCCACCGACGAGGGCCGTCATCTCCGGCGCGGTCAGCGTCAGCAGCTGGGCGCGGTCGACCAGCAGTTCCTCCGGCGAGATCGTGAAGGCGGCCTTCTGGTAGTTGCGGAAGCCGTCGGCGACGGGCTCCAGCACCGCGAAGGACTCCACATCCGTCTCGTCCTGCGAGGCGTCGGCGCGGCCGGGCGTGAACGGCACGGTGACCGCATGGCCCGCAGCCTTGGCGGCCTGTTCGACCGCGGCCGAGCCGGCGAGCACGATCAGGTCGGCGAGCGAGACCTGCTTGCCGCCGGTCGCGTTGGCATCGAAGGTCGCCTTGATGCCTTCCAGCACCGAGAGGACCTTCTGCAGCTCGGCCGGTTCGTTGACCGCCCAGTCCTTCTGCGGCGCGAGCCGGATGCGCGCGCCGTTGGCGCCGCCGCGCTTGTCGGAGCCGCGGAAGGTCGAGGCCGAGGCCCAGGCGGTCTTCACCAGTTCGGCCGTCGTCAGGCCCGAGGCGAGGATCTCGGCCTTGAGCTTGGCGATGTCGGCGGTGTCGATCAGCGGGTGATCGACGGCCGGGATCGGGTCCTGCCAGATGAGGTCTTCGGCCGGGACCTCCGGGCCGAGATAGCGGACCTTCGGGCCCATGTCGCGGTGGGTCAGCTTGAACCAGGCGCGGGCGAAGGCGTCGGCGAACTGATCCGGGTTCTCGAAGAAGCGGCGCGAGATCTTCTCGTAGGCCGGGTCGAAGCGCAGCGCGAGATCGGTCGTCAGCATCGCCGGGGCGTGCCGCTTCGAGGGATCATGTGCGTCCGGCACGCTGTTGGCGCCGGCGCCGTGCTTCGGCTGCCACTGGTGGCCGCCGGCCGGGCTCTTGGTGAGCTCCCAGTCGTAGCCGAACAGGTTCCAGAAGAAGTTGTTGCTCCACTTGGTCGGGGTCGAGGTCCAGGTCACCTCGAGGCCCGAGGTGATGGTGTCGGCGCCGTGGCCGGTGCCGAAGCTGTTCTTCCAGCCGAGGCCCTGCTCCTCGATCGTGGCGCCTTCCGGCTCGGGGCCGACATGGCTCGCCGCGCTGGCGCCATGGGTCTTGCCGAAGGTGTGGCCGCCGGCGATCAGCGCGACGGTCTCCTCGTCGTTCATCGCCATGCGCGCAAAGGTCTCGCGGATGTCGCGGGCGGCGGCGAGCGGGTCCGGATTGCCGTTCGGACCTTCCGGATTGACGTAGATGAGGCCCATCTGCACGGCGGCGAGCGGGTTCTCCAGGTCACGGTCGCCGGTGTAGCGCTTGTCGCCGAGCCACTCGGTCTCCGAGCCCCAGTAGATGTCCTCTTCGGGCTCGAACACGTCGGCGCGGCCGCCGCCGAAGCCGAAGGTCTTGAAGCCCATCGATTCCAGCGCGCAGTTGCCGGCAAGGATCATCAGGTCGGCCCAGGAGATCGCGTTGCCGTACTTCTGCTTGATCGGCCACAGCAGGCGGCGGGCCTTGTCGAGGTTGGCGTTGTCCGGCCAGCTGTTGAGCGGGGCGAAGCGCTGCGTGCCCGAGGAGGCGCCGCCGCGGCCGTCGCCGGTGCGGTAGGTGCCGGCCGAGTGCCAGGCCATGCGGATGAACAGCGGACCGTAGTGGCCGAAGTCGGCCGGCCACCAGTCCTGGCTGTCGGTCATCAGCGCGACGATGTCGCGCTTGACCGCCGCCAGATCGAGCGTCTTGAACGCCGCGGCATAGTCGAACGTCTCGCCGAGCGGGCTCGTCAGCGCGGTGTTCTGATGGAGGATCCTGAGGTTGAGCTGGTTCGGCCACCAGTCCTTGTTCGACCTCATGCCGACATTGGTGGCCCCGTGGACCACCGGGCACTTGCCGGTGCCCGCCGTGTTGGTTCCGTGCATCGATCTCTCCATTGTCGCGGGTCCGGTCGGGCGGACCCGCATTGTTCGACGCCCTGTTCTGGACGGTGCAATCCGTCGTTCCGGCGCGTCGCATGTCGCGCCACCGCTTCCGCGGCGCTCCGTCCAAGCGGGTTGCTCGAACGGCACCGCCAGGCCTGCGTCCTGCTGTTTCGCCTGTCCCGCCCCTCGCCATCCCGCCACAGGGACGCGAAGCGATCGTGACGCCGAAGCTTCAGCCACGGTCATTGTTCTATCGGAACTGTTCCATTAGATTAAGTTGGATTATCTGATCGGTGTGATAAGACAGACTTATGATCAACCTCACCCTGAAACAGCTCCGCTATTTCGAGGCCTTGACCCGGTCCGGCCATTTCGGCCGCGCTGCCGACGCCTGCGCGATCTCGCAGCCGGCGCTGTCGATGCAGATCAAGGAGCTGGAAGAGGCGCTCGGCACCGCGCTGTTCGAGCGCAATGCCCGGCAGCTCCGCCTGACCGGCTTCGGCGAGGAATTCGCGCGCCGGGTGCGCGACATCCTGCGCGCCGTGGACGAGCTCGGCGATCTCGCGCGGGCCTCGCGCGACCGCTTCGTCGGCCGGCTCAGGCTCGGCGTGATCCCGACGGTCGCGCCCTACCTGCTGCCGACCATCGTCGACAAGCTGACCCGCGCCCATGCCGGCCTCGATCTCCGGCTGCGCGAGACGACGACGCCGAAGCTGATCCATGAGCTGGCCGACGGCCGGCTCGACGCCGCGATCGTCGCGCTGCCGGTCTCCGAGCCTGCCTTCGTCGAGGTCGGTCTGTTCTCGGAGGAGTTCGTGCTGGTGCGGCCGCGTGCGGACGAGAGCCGGCCGGCCCCGAGCCGGGAGATGCTGCGCGAGATGCGGCTCCTGCTGCTCGAGGAAGGGCACTGCTTCCGCGACCAGGCGCTGTCCTTCTGCAATCTGGCGGCGACGCGGCCGCGCGAGTTGCTCGACGGCAGTTCGCTGTCGACGCTCGTCCAGATGGTCGGCGCGGGCATCGGCGTGACGCTGATCCCGGAGATGGCGGTGGCGGTCGAGACGCGATCGGCGGCGGTGTCGATCGCGCGGTTCGAGGCGCCGAAGCCGGCCCGGACCATCGGCATGATCTGGCGCAAGACGAGCCCGCTCTCCGAACAGCTCAACGAGATCGCCGGCATCGTGCGCGCCTCGGCCGCGACGCTCTATGCGCCGACCGCGCCGGAACCGGTGGTCTGACCGGTCCGCCGATCGAATCTCGGCGCGGTCGACAGCGGCGACCCGCGCGTCTATGGGAGTGGGCTTGCGGCACGCGGCGTATCCTGTTCGGTGCGTCCTCATTCCAGGGTCCGGCCCTTGTCCGAGACGGCTCTTCCCAGCTCTGCGGCGGCTCCGCGATCGTTGGCGCGGTTCCGCGAACTCGGCCTTCTCGCGCTCGCCGCCGCGGTCGGCGTTCTCGCGGGCGCGGTGGTGACCGCGATGAGCGGGCTCACA
This genomic interval carries:
- a CDS encoding ring-cleaving dioxygenase, which translates into the protein MTKGIHHVTAIAGPAARNLDFYTRVLGQRLVKKTVNFDDPGTYHFYFGDEIGHPGTILTFFPWANVAAGRLGVGETSETAYRVPAASIGWWTQRFIEKGVPHEAPEKRFGQTVLPFRDPDGMRLALVGVPGIEAEAAWTTGDVPAEHALRGFFGVTLLLDKTEATGAILTDVLGFSETGREGNLTRYGTEAGAGGVVDLRAAGGFLPARPGAGSVHHVAFRAANDAEQAAMVEKLVANHNVRVTPQADRNYFRSVYFREPGGVLFEIATDEPGFAVDEPVESLGTALKLPAQYERHRARIEAVLPDLTPAEATA
- a CDS encoding alpha/beta hydrolase, which codes for MDTLSHIHRFVPGADPAATPLLLLHGTGGDENDLLPLGRALSPGAALVSPRGRVLEHGMPRFFRRIAEGIFDEDDVRRRAGELAGFVAGARAAYGLGAPIAVGYSNGANIAAAVLLTHPGVLAGAVLIRPMQPLGSTEPVRLDGTPILMLSGARDPIVTADDVGGLAERFRAAGAAVDHRTLPTGHPLTQADVDIARAWIAEAAKAIDPVR
- the katG gene encoding catalase/peroxidase HPI, which translates into the protein MHGTNTAGTGKCPVVHGATNVGMRSNKDWWPNQLNLRILHQNTALTSPLGETFDYAAAFKTLDLAAVKRDIVALMTDSQDWWPADFGHYGPLFIRMAWHSAGTYRTGDGRGGASSGTQRFAPLNSWPDNANLDKARRLLWPIKQKYGNAISWADLMILAGNCALESMGFKTFGFGGGRADVFEPEEDIYWGSETEWLGDKRYTGDRDLENPLAAVQMGLIYVNPEGPNGNPDPLAAARDIRETFARMAMNDEETVALIAGGHTFGKTHGASAASHVGPEPEGATIEEQGLGWKNSFGTGHGADTITSGLEVTWTSTPTKWSNNFFWNLFGYDWELTKSPAGGHQWQPKHGAGANSVPDAHDPSKRHAPAMLTTDLALRFDPAYEKISRRFFENPDQFADAFARAWFKLTHRDMGPKVRYLGPEVPAEDLIWQDPIPAVDHPLIDTADIAKLKAEILASGLTTAELVKTAWASASTFRGSDKRGGANGARIRLAPQKDWAVNEPAELQKVLSVLEGIKATFDANATGGKQVSLADLIVLAGSAAVEQAAKAAGHAVTVPFTPGRADASQDETDVESFAVLEPVADGFRNYQKAAFTISPEELLVDRAQLLTLTAPEMTALVGGLRVLGANHGGTAHGVFTTRPGQLTNDFFVNLLDMGTVWKSTSAEETEFEGRDRKSGAVKWTATRVDLVFGANSQLRALAEVYAQADAEAKFVDAFVAAWTKVMNADRFDV
- a CDS encoding LysR substrate-binding domain-containing protein: MINLTLKQLRYFEALTRSGHFGRAADACAISQPALSMQIKELEEALGTALFERNARQLRLTGFGEEFARRVRDILRAVDELGDLARASRDRFVGRLRLGVIPTVAPYLLPTIVDKLTRAHAGLDLRLRETTTPKLIHELADGRLDAAIVALPVSEPAFVEVGLFSEEFVLVRPRADESRPAPSREMLREMRLLLLEEGHCFRDQALSFCNLAATRPRELLDGSSLSTLVQMVGAGIGVTLIPEMAVAVETRSAAVSIARFEAPKPARTIGMIWRKTSPLSEQLNEIAGIVRASAATLYAPTAPEPVV
- a CDS encoding LysR family transcriptional regulator is translated as MAIPQRTLNWDDFRVVAVIAETRSLPAAAAALGIDHSTVFRRLNQIEAGLGVRLFERLRTGYVPTPAGEEIVAVAERLDGEITSLTRRLSGREPEPSGELRVTTNDSLLIHLLTPMLARFRRQYPKVRLDIVIGNRALNLSKRDSDVAIRATDAPPETLIGRRLARIGWALYGAESAFPRPEPVDAASLYERDWVSLGESLAGLAAVRHVRDHVAPERIAYRIDTVLGLAEAIEAGVGVGHLPCFVGDSRPGLRRLGPLVEAFATDLWLLTHPDLRHAARVRGFRCHGRGGLRLPRPDRRLDRRAAVTVDGQPSAALNAPPSSSEDVRAGCGQAP